A stretch of the Amycolatopsis sp. BJA-103 genome encodes the following:
- a CDS encoding flavodoxin family protein, whose translation MAQLLIVHHTPSPSTQAMFEAVLSGANHPDIEGVDVVRRPALGATVPDVLGADGYLLGTPANLGYMSGALKHFFDTVYYPCLDATRGRPFGFFVHGNNDTAGTVRGIESITTGLGWERAASPVLVTGEPGKKDLAACFELGGTLAATLMA comes from the coding sequence GTGGCCCAGTTGCTGATCGTCCACCACACGCCGTCGCCCTCGACGCAGGCGATGTTCGAAGCCGTCCTCTCCGGCGCGAACCATCCGGACATCGAGGGCGTCGACGTCGTGCGGCGGCCGGCACTGGGCGCGACCGTGCCCGACGTCCTCGGCGCGGACGGCTACCTGCTCGGCACCCCGGCGAATCTCGGCTACATGTCCGGCGCGCTGAAGCATTTCTTCGACACCGTCTACTACCCGTGCCTGGACGCTACGCGTGGACGTCCATTCGGGTTCTTCGTGCACGGCAACAACGACACCGCCGGCACCGTGCGCGGAATCGAGAGCATCACCACCGGGCTCGGCTGGGAACGCGCTGCTTCGCCGGTTCTCGTCACCGGGGAACCGGGCAAAAAGGATCTGGCCGCCTGTTTCGAACTGGGCGGCACTCTCGCGGCCACGCTCATGGCCTGA
- a CDS encoding phospho-sugar mutase, giving the protein MTTSLTPELRDRAFRWIADDPDDDSRVELQNILARAMGGEAGAAGELADRMSGPLEFGTAGLRGPVRAGPQGMNVAVVTRTTAGVAAWLTAQGHSGGVVVVGRDARHGSEAFAKAAAEVLAAAGFAVKVLPGPLPTPVLAFAVLELGAVAGIQITASHNPPADNGYKLYDATGGQIVPPSDGQIEQAIEAAPPAISVPREAGAEVLGDELLDAYLAKVALLPRGPERGVKVAATALHGVGAETLRAAFARAGFTDLHVVAEQATPDPDFPTVAFPNPEEPGATDLLLALASEVDADLAIALDPDADRCALGVRERDGSWRMLRGDETGVLLGWHVLSTVDTVDADPLVATTIVSSSMLGEVAKEFGARYAETLTGFKWLVRAGDGLVFAYEEALGLCVNPGFVRDKDGISAAVLAAGLTASLRAAGRGPLDVLDELAAKHGVHVTDQVSLRVTDLSVREKLMAGLRADPPASLGGTGVTMEDLLPDADVLRLTGDGVRVVVRPSGTEPKLKAYLQVKQAVTGDLAEARTAADARLAALRADIESRLA; this is encoded by the coding sequence GTGACGACTTCCTTGACCCCGGAACTGCGGGATCGGGCGTTCCGCTGGATCGCCGACGATCCGGACGACGATTCCCGTGTCGAGCTGCAGAACATCCTCGCCCGCGCGATGGGCGGCGAGGCCGGTGCGGCCGGCGAACTCGCGGACCGGATGTCCGGCCCGCTCGAGTTCGGCACCGCCGGGCTGCGCGGCCCCGTGCGCGCCGGCCCGCAGGGCATGAACGTCGCGGTGGTGACCCGCACGACGGCCGGTGTCGCGGCCTGGCTGACCGCGCAAGGACATTCCGGCGGAGTCGTGGTGGTCGGCCGCGACGCGCGGCACGGTTCGGAGGCCTTCGCCAAGGCCGCCGCCGAGGTGCTGGCGGCCGCGGGTTTCGCGGTGAAGGTGCTGCCCGGTCCGCTGCCCACCCCGGTGCTCGCGTTCGCCGTCCTGGAACTCGGCGCGGTCGCGGGCATCCAGATCACCGCGTCGCACAATCCCCCCGCCGACAACGGTTACAAGCTCTACGACGCGACAGGCGGCCAGATCGTCCCGCCGTCGGACGGCCAGATCGAGCAGGCCATCGAAGCCGCTCCCCCGGCGATCAGCGTGCCGCGCGAGGCGGGCGCCGAGGTGCTGGGCGACGAACTCCTGGACGCCTACCTCGCCAAGGTCGCGCTTCTCCCGCGCGGCCCGGAACGCGGGGTCAAGGTCGCCGCGACGGCGTTGCACGGCGTCGGCGCGGAGACCCTGCGCGCCGCGTTCGCCCGCGCCGGTTTCACCGATCTCCACGTGGTGGCCGAGCAGGCCACGCCGGATCCCGACTTCCCGACGGTCGCCTTCCCGAACCCGGAGGAACCGGGCGCGACGGATCTCCTGCTGGCACTGGCGTCCGAGGTGGACGCCGACCTGGCGATCGCGCTCGACCCCGACGCCGACCGGTGCGCGCTGGGTGTCCGCGAACGGGACGGTTCGTGGCGAATGCTGCGGGGCGACGAAACGGGCGTCCTCCTCGGCTGGCACGTTCTGTCCACTGTGGACACAGTCGACGCGGATCCGCTCGTGGCCACGACGATCGTGTCGTCGTCGATGCTCGGCGAAGTGGCGAAGGAGTTCGGCGCGCGCTACGCGGAGACGTTGACCGGGTTCAAATGGCTGGTCCGCGCGGGTGACGGTCTCGTGTTCGCCTACGAAGAGGCGCTCGGCCTCTGCGTGAACCCCGGTTTCGTCCGCGACAAGGACGGCATCTCCGCCGCCGTGCTCGCCGCGGGACTGACCGCTTCCCTGCGCGCGGCGGGCCGCGGCCCGCTGGACGTCCTCGACGAACTGGCCGCGAAGCACGGAGTGCACGTGACGGACCAGGTTTCGTTGCGGGTCACCGATCTTTCGGTGCGCGAGAAGCTGATGGCGGGCCTGCGCGCCGATCCCCCGGCGTCGCTGGGCGGCACCGGCGTCACGATGGAGGACCTCCTGCCCGACGCCGACGTCCTGCGCCTGACCGGTGATGGCGTGCGCGTGGTCGTCAGGCCTTCCGGAACCGAGCCGAAGCTGAAGGCGTACCTGCAGGTGAAGCAGGCGGTGACCGGTGACCTCGCCGAGGCGCGCACCGCCGCGGACGCCCGGCTGGCCGCGCTCCGCGCCGACATCGAGTCCCGTCTGGCCTGA
- a CDS encoding MerR family transcriptional regulator, giving the protein MAELSEKAGVPVATIKYYLREGLVPPGERTSPNQAKYDDGHVQRIKLIRALMDVGGLSLATVGEVLAAVDEGKASPHRILGLAQEGITSSRQVVDGESREWALATVRDLAERRNWPCKDYDDLIIQALVGVLCAIRDVGHGWYLEKLDDYAEIADRTADLDLEGIAGVESLERIIEIAVVETVLGDRLLSVLRRLAQQRASKEHFARLAVDDE; this is encoded by the coding sequence ATGGCGGAGCTGAGCGAAAAAGCCGGGGTCCCGGTCGCCACGATCAAGTACTACCTGCGGGAGGGGCTGGTCCCGCCGGGCGAGCGGACGAGCCCCAATCAGGCCAAGTACGACGACGGGCACGTTCAGCGGATCAAGCTGATCAGGGCACTGATGGACGTCGGAGGCCTTTCGCTCGCGACGGTCGGCGAGGTGCTGGCAGCGGTCGACGAAGGGAAGGCCAGTCCCCATCGCATCCTCGGCTTGGCCCAGGAAGGCATCACGAGCTCCCGCCAGGTCGTCGACGGCGAAAGCCGGGAATGGGCGCTCGCCACGGTCCGGGACCTCGCCGAGCGCCGGAACTGGCCGTGCAAGGACTACGACGACCTGATCATCCAGGCCCTCGTCGGCGTCCTGTGCGCGATCCGGGACGTCGGGCACGGCTGGTACCTCGAGAAACTCGACGACTACGCCGAGATCGCCGACCGGACCGCCGACCTGGACCTCGAAGGCATCGCCGGGGTCGAGTCACTGGAGCGGATCATCGAGATCGCCGTCGTGGAGACCGTTCTCGGCGACAGGCTGCTTTCGGTGTTGCGGAGGCTGGCGCAGCAGCGTGCTTCGAAGGAGCACTTCGCGCGGCTAGCCGTCGACGACGAGTGA
- a CDS encoding purine-nucleoside phosphorylase has translation MSENEVAAAAAIAERTGVEKHDIAVVLGSGWRPAADVIGEPEAEIPLGELPGFVAPGAVGHGGTVRSVRVGEKRALIMLGRTHFYEGKGIDPVVHNVRTAAAAGAQTVLLTNAAGGLREGFRVGQPVLISDHLNLTARSPIVGANFVDLTDLYSKRLRDIARTIDSSLEEGVYAGLTGPHFETPAEIHMLRTLGADLVGMSTVLEAIAARAAGVEVFGLSLVTNLAAGMTGEPLNHEEVLEAGRQSATRMGTLLRELVARA, from the coding sequence ATGAGTGAGAACGAGGTCGCGGCGGCCGCCGCCATCGCCGAACGCACCGGCGTCGAGAAGCACGACATCGCCGTCGTGCTCGGTTCGGGCTGGCGCCCGGCGGCGGACGTCATCGGGGAGCCCGAGGCGGAGATCCCGCTGGGCGAACTGCCCGGATTCGTCGCGCCGGGCGCGGTCGGGCACGGGGGAACCGTCCGGTCGGTCCGCGTCGGCGAGAAGCGCGCGCTGATCATGCTGGGCCGCACGCATTTCTACGAGGGCAAGGGCATCGACCCGGTCGTGCACAACGTGCGCACCGCCGCCGCCGCGGGCGCCCAGACCGTCCTGCTGACCAACGCGGCCGGTGGCCTGCGCGAGGGATTCCGCGTCGGGCAGCCGGTGCTGATCTCCGACCACCTGAACCTGACCGCGCGTTCGCCGATCGTCGGCGCGAACTTCGTCGACCTGACGGATCTCTACTCGAAGCGGCTGCGCGACATCGCGCGGACGATCGATTCTTCGCTGGAAGAGGGCGTCTACGCGGGGCTCACCGGGCCGCATTTCGAGACCCCGGCCGAGATCCACATGCTGCGGACGCTCGGCGCCGACCTCGTCGGCATGTCGACGGTGCTGGAGGCCATCGCCGCCCGCGCCGCCGGGGTCGAGGTGTTCGGGCTTTCGCTGGTGACCAACCTGGCGGCCGGGATGACCGGGGAACCGCTGAACCACGAAGAGGTCCTCGAAGCGGGCCGTCAGTCGGCGACGCGGATGGGCACCCTGCTCAGGGAGCTCGTCGCCCGCGCCTGA
- a CDS encoding methylmalonyl-CoA mutase family protein has product MTEVAETESVPTPDEPDAPDELKLAAEFPEVSREQWRELVAGVLRKSGAIDDGFDGLPESKLVTRTYDGLEIQPLYTADDTVEGTGFPGLPPFVRSARPEGSVTTGWDIRGRYARRDAKVTNTAILADLEGGVSSIWLRAGGTGVPVADLADALNEVYVDLAPVTLEAGEEYEAAANELFTLFAEREIPASAVTATLGADPIGLTACTGSAHPLAPAAELAARVAVSHPKVRTIVADGLPFHEAGGSDSQELGATIAAGVAYLRALTEAGLDVDTAAGQLEFRLAATADQFLTIAKFRAARRLWARVTEVSGGKGAGMRQHAVTSPAMFTQRDPWVNMLRTTLACFGAGVGGADAITVLPFDAAIGQPDAFSARIARNTHAVLLEESKLAGVIDPAGGSWYVEKLTEDLAQAAWREFTAIEAAGGIEAELASGALAGRLAETWEKRSKRLATRRDPITGVSEFPNLTEKAVVRDPVEDLPEGGLPRHRYAEAFEALRDRADAHPSRPRVFLATLGPVAAHTGRASFAANLFQAGGIEAVNPGAPEDVVAEFRASGTKVACLCGSNTSYAEEADSVAKALKEAGATSVLLAGKPGDHADVSGYLFTGCDALEVLTGTLTELGVQ; this is encoded by the coding sequence ATGACGGAAGTGGCCGAGACGGAGTCAGTGCCGACACCCGACGAGCCGGACGCTCCGGACGAGTTGAAGCTGGCCGCCGAGTTCCCGGAAGTGAGCCGTGAGCAGTGGCGCGAGCTCGTCGCCGGAGTGCTGCGCAAGAGCGGCGCGATCGACGACGGGTTCGACGGCCTGCCCGAAAGCAAGCTCGTCACCCGGACGTACGACGGCCTCGAGATCCAGCCGCTCTACACCGCCGATGACACGGTCGAGGGAACCGGTTTCCCCGGTCTTCCGCCGTTCGTGAGAAGCGCCCGGCCCGAGGGTTCCGTGACGACCGGCTGGGACATCCGCGGCCGGTACGCGCGCCGCGACGCCAAGGTCACCAACACCGCGATCCTCGCCGACCTCGAAGGCGGCGTCAGCTCGATTTGGCTGCGCGCGGGCGGCACCGGGGTTCCCGTCGCCGACCTGGCCGACGCGCTGAACGAGGTCTACGTCGACCTCGCGCCCGTCACCCTCGAAGCGGGCGAAGAGTACGAAGCCGCCGCGAACGAGCTGTTCACGCTTTTCGCCGAACGCGAGATCCCGGCGAGCGCGGTCACCGCGACGCTCGGCGCCGACCCGATCGGCCTGACCGCGTGCACCGGTTCGGCGCATCCGCTCGCCCCCGCCGCGGAACTGGCGGCGCGAGTCGCCGTCAGTCACCCGAAGGTGCGGACGATCGTCGCCGACGGCCTGCCGTTCCACGAGGCGGGCGGTTCGGACTCGCAGGAACTCGGCGCGACCATCGCGGCGGGCGTCGCGTACCTGCGGGCGCTGACCGAGGCAGGGCTGGACGTCGACACCGCGGCGGGTCAGCTCGAGTTCCGGCTCGCCGCCACGGCCGACCAGTTCCTCACGATCGCCAAGTTCCGTGCCGCGCGGCGCCTGTGGGCCCGCGTCACCGAGGTCTCGGGCGGCAAGGGAGCGGGGATGCGGCAGCACGCGGTCACCTCGCCCGCGATGTTCACCCAGCGTGACCCGTGGGTGAACATGCTGCGGACCACGCTCGCCTGTTTCGGCGCCGGGGTCGGCGGCGCGGACGCGATCACCGTGCTCCCGTTCGACGCCGCGATCGGCCAGCCGGACGCGTTCTCCGCGCGGATCGCGCGCAACACGCACGCCGTCCTGCTGGAGGAGTCCAAACTCGCCGGGGTCATCGATCCCGCGGGCGGATCCTGGTACGTCGAGAAGCTCACCGAAGACCTGGCCCAGGCCGCGTGGCGCGAGTTCACCGCGATCGAAGCGGCGGGCGGGATCGAGGCCGAGCTGGCGTCCGGCGCGCTCGCCGGACGGCTCGCCGAAACCTGGGAAAAGCGGTCGAAACGGCTCGCGACCCGTCGCGACCCGATCACCGGCGTCAGCGAATTCCCCAATCTGACGGAGAAAGCGGTCGTTCGCGATCCCGTCGAGGACCTGCCGGAGGGCGGCCTGCCCCGGCATCGGTACGCCGAGGCGTTCGAGGCCCTGCGGGACCGGGCGGACGCGCACCCCAGCCGTCCCCGCGTCTTCCTCGCCACGCTCGGCCCGGTCGCGGCGCACACCGGACGGGCGAGTTTCGCGGCGAACCTCTTCCAGGCGGGCGGGATCGAGGCCGTGAACCCGGGCGCCCCCGAAGACGTCGTCGCGGAATTCCGGGCCAGCGGAACGAAGGTCGCTTGTCTCTGCGGAAGCAACACTTCCTACGCGGAAGAGGCGGACAGCGTCGCGAAGGCGTTGAAGGAAGCAGGCGCCACGTCAGTGCTTCTCGCCGGAAAACCCGGCGACCACGCGGACGTCTCGGGCTACCTCTTCACGGGCTGTGACGCCCTCGAAGTCCTGACCGGCACGTTGACCGAGCTCGGAGTGCAGTGA
- a CDS encoding serine/threonine-protein kinase: MPSDTPESSESPADEKRVVAGRYRLRSVIGSGSMGTVWSAYDEFLHRPVAVKEVRLPPGVPTAQADELRERTLREARAIAVLSHPNVIILHDVARENDEPFVVMELLPSRSLAHILRDHGPLTVEQAAAVGIAVASALEAAHAAGITHRDVKPGNVLVAGDGRIKLTDFGIARNVSEATMTRTGMMLGSPAYIAPEVASGGAVVPAADLWGLGATLFAAVEGSPPYDADGDPLETVGKVVNGKVPKPGPGPLSDVIGALMKKEPSKRIALREVRRRLYPLQAKTLIDLFPAELFHTPDGKKTTAHLDATDTQVIKPVVPDKPSEGTSSELAADPGPLPFLNQPAAAPEPPAELAPMPTVVPLPPRPPGRSPAANVLLALASIVIFLLAAGGGFVLARTVGGQDLRPPEGMQEGDTIVTQPPPKLITQQGDASTVNGIKGGRFSIGVPEGWQKFVAPHVTRGVPSTVVQYVSPDGRQVVRVERLSGFLSDSPPPAYFSWLKSQHPDIDPIGEPDVVPGRGDNSMRYTYRTTERSTETRDATNETIRRTTFMDLFSGGADLWILSVTSPIEQETTAKTAVFEPIARSLVVDG; this comes from the coding sequence GTGCCGTCCGACACCCCCGAGTCCAGCGAGAGCCCCGCCGACGAGAAGCGTGTCGTCGCCGGGCGATATCGGTTGCGCTCGGTCATCGGATCGGGGTCGATGGGCACGGTCTGGTCGGCCTACGACGAGTTCCTGCACCGCCCGGTCGCGGTCAAAGAGGTCCGCCTCCCGCCCGGCGTCCCGACGGCGCAGGCCGACGAACTGCGCGAACGGACCCTGCGCGAAGCCCGCGCGATCGCCGTCCTGAGTCACCCGAACGTGATCATCCTGCACGACGTCGCGCGCGAGAACGACGAGCCTTTCGTGGTCATGGAGCTGCTGCCGTCGCGCAGCCTCGCGCACATCCTGCGCGACCACGGGCCGCTGACGGTCGAGCAGGCCGCGGCGGTCGGCATCGCGGTGGCGTCCGCGCTCGAAGCCGCGCACGCCGCCGGGATCACCCACCGTGATGTCAAACCGGGGAACGTGCTGGTCGCGGGCGACGGCCGCATCAAGCTCACCGACTTCGGCATCGCGCGCAACGTCTCCGAAGCCACCATGACCCGCACCGGGATGATGCTGGGCTCCCCCGCCTACATCGCGCCCGAAGTCGCCTCCGGCGGCGCGGTCGTCCCCGCCGCCGACCTGTGGGGTCTCGGCGCGACGCTGTTCGCGGCCGTCGAGGGCTCACCGCCCTACGACGCCGACGGCGACCCGCTCGAAACTGTCGGCAAGGTCGTCAACGGGAAGGTGCCGAAGCCCGGACCCGGCCCGCTGTCCGACGTCATCGGCGCGCTCATGAAGAAGGAGCCGTCGAAGCGGATCGCCCTGCGCGAGGTGCGGCGCCGCCTGTACCCGCTGCAGGCCAAGACGCTGATCGATCTCTTCCCCGCCGAGCTGTTCCACACGCCCGACGGCAAGAAGACCACCGCGCACCTGGACGCGACCGACACCCAGGTGATCAAGCCGGTCGTTCCCGACAAGCCCAGTGAGGGCACGAGTTCCGAACTCGCCGCCGACCCGGGCCCGTTGCCGTTCCTGAACCAGCCGGCCGCGGCTCCGGAACCTCCGGCCGAACTCGCGCCGATGCCGACGGTCGTCCCGCTGCCGCCTCGCCCGCCGGGACGGTCCCCGGCGGCCAACGTGCTGCTGGCGCTCGCGTCGATCGTCATCTTCCTGCTGGCCGCGGGAGGCGGGTTCGTGCTGGCCAGGACCGTCGGCGGGCAGGATCTGCGGCCGCCGGAGGGTATGCAGGAGGGCGACACGATCGTCACTCAGCCGCCGCCGAAACTGATCACTCAGCAGGGTGACGCCAGCACGGTGAACGGCATCAAGGGCGGCCGGTTCAGCATCGGCGTCCCGGAAGGCTGGCAGAAGTTCGTCGCGCCGCACGTCACCAGGGGTGTGCCGAGCACGGTGGTCCAGTACGTCTCGCCCGACGGCCGCCAGGTCGTCCGGGTCGAGCGGCTGAGCGGTTTCCTGTCCGACAGCCCGCCGCCCGCCTATTTCAGCTGGCTGAAGAGCCAGCATCCGGACATCGACCCCATCGGCGAGCCCGACGTCGTGCCCGGCCGGGGCGACAACAGCATGCGGTACACCTACCGGACGACCGAGCGCTCCACCGAGACCAGGGACGCCACGAACGAGACGATCAGGCGCACGACGTTCATGGACCTGTTCAGCGGGGGCGCGGACCTGTGGATCCTCTCGGTGACCTCGCCGATCGAGCAGGAGACGACCGCGAAGACCGCGGTCTTCGAGCCCATCGCGCGGTCACTCGTCGTCGACGGCTAG
- a CDS encoding glycosyltransferase encodes MRLIFTSLVSHGHLYPLLPLAVAARDAGHEVVFATGDDMLTVVEKAGLAVESAGFGMREAYESVVGPDAPKPNASDAPPESFHPIIGEVFGNVMPRRFAADLTPLLERHRPDLVVYESGNAGGAIAARLAGIPAIGHGFGRFSPDDVMDVIFGRLAEFAAEVGFEGVNLPSFGDPVIDICPESVQSPDFLAGANRIPLRPVGWAEPGDLPAGVAGRDKSRPLIYLTLGTAFGDEVVFKRAIAGLARIEADVIVAAGPAVDPVLLGEVPGNVRVEAWVPQVDLLPHVDLVVHHGGSGTTLGAFGAGLPQLVLPQGADQFTNAQAVVAAGVGTQLIGAEIVEDVIHEQARKLLTDEAVLGAARALAAEVAAMPSPAEVAQRLPEFAG; translated from the coding sequence GTGCGATTGATCTTCACTTCTTTGGTGAGTCATGGTCATCTCTATCCCCTACTACCGCTCGCCGTCGCCGCTCGTGACGCCGGGCACGAAGTCGTGTTCGCCACCGGCGACGACATGCTGACGGTGGTCGAAAAGGCAGGTCTGGCCGTGGAAAGCGCCGGATTCGGGATGCGGGAGGCGTACGAGTCGGTCGTCGGGCCCGACGCTCCCAAACCCAACGCCTCCGATGCCCCGCCCGAATCGTTCCATCCGATCATCGGGGAAGTGTTCGGAAATGTGATGCCCCGGCGGTTCGCCGCCGATCTCACGCCGTTGTTGGAGCGGCACCGGCCGGATCTCGTCGTCTACGAAAGCGGCAACGCCGGGGGCGCCATCGCCGCCCGCCTCGCCGGCATCCCCGCGATCGGACACGGTTTCGGCCGGTTCTCGCCGGATGACGTCATGGACGTCATTTTCGGCCGCCTCGCGGAATTCGCCGCGGAGGTCGGCTTCGAAGGCGTGAACCTGCCGTCCTTCGGCGATCCCGTCATCGACATCTGCCCGGAATCGGTGCAATCACCCGATTTCCTGGCCGGGGCGAACAGGATCCCGCTGCGTCCCGTCGGCTGGGCCGAGCCGGGAGACCTCCCGGCGGGCGTGGCGGGCCGGGACAAGAGCCGCCCGCTGATCTACCTCACCCTCGGCACCGCGTTCGGGGACGAAGTCGTGTTCAAGCGGGCCATCGCCGGCCTGGCGCGGATCGAGGCGGACGTCATCGTCGCGGCGGGTCCGGCGGTGGATCCGGTGCTGCTGGGCGAAGTCCCCGGCAACGTCCGGGTCGAGGCCTGGGTGCCGCAGGTCGATCTGCTGCCGCACGTCGACCTCGTGGTCCACCACGGTGGCAGCGGGACGACGCTCGGTGCCTTCGGTGCGGGGCTGCCGCAGCTGGTGCTGCCGCAGGGGGCGGATCAGTTCACGAACGCCCAAGCCGTCGTCGCGGCGGGGGTGGGCACGCAGCTGATCGGTGCCGAAATCGTCGAGGACGTCATCCACGAGCAGGCACGGAAACTGCTCACCGACGAGGCTGTTCTCGGGGCCGCGCGGGCACTCGCCGCCGAGGTCGCCGCGATGCCGTCACCGGCGGAGGTCGCCCAGCGGCTTCCCGAATTCGCGGGCTGA
- a CDS encoding ABA4-like family protein: MSVETLFTWTFPLATPFWLLMIFLPGWSWTRRIMASPWVPLVPLLPYFALAIPHLGELWTAVSKPDLDVLSAFTGSPYGAATIWAHLIAFDLFIARWMYLESREHRIHPLVTGPILALTIFLSPFGLVAFLLVRTVRIRSSA; the protein is encoded by the coding sequence ATGAGCGTCGAGACCTTGTTCACCTGGACCTTTCCGCTGGCGACGCCGTTCTGGCTGCTGATGATCTTCCTGCCTGGCTGGTCGTGGACCCGCCGGATCATGGCCTCGCCGTGGGTGCCGCTCGTGCCGCTGCTCCCGTACTTCGCGCTCGCCATCCCGCATCTCGGCGAACTCTGGACGGCGGTGAGCAAGCCGGATCTGGACGTCCTCAGCGCGTTCACCGGTTCGCCGTACGGGGCGGCCACGATCTGGGCCCATCTGATCGCCTTCGACCTGTTCATCGCGCGGTGGATGTACCTCGAATCGCGCGAACACCGCATCCACCCACTGGTGACGGGCCCGATCCTGGCGCTCACGATCTTCCTGTCCCCGTTCGGGCTGGTGGCGTTCCTGCTCGTGCGAACCGTCCGGATACGCTCGTCGGCATGA